Genomic DNA from Nitrospira sp.:
GGCACGCTGGTCGTGTTCACCGTGCTCGTGCTCATGCGCCGTCGCGTCACGCGGCACGCCGGCATGTTGCGGATGAGTGTGATTGCCAGTAGCTGGCTCTTTCTCGGCTATGTGCTGCAAACGGTCGGACTGCATCTGACCACGGCGTCGAACTCGGCGTTCATCACGGTGCTGTATGTCGTGTTTGTTCCGCTCTACCTTCGGCGGCTCGGTGCGCACACGTGGATATCCAATGGAATCGCCCTGATCGGGCTCTGGTTCCTGGTCAAGCCAACGGCCTCTGCCAATCTCGGGGATCTGCTGACCCTGGGGAGTGCGGCCGCGTTCGCCGCCCACATGGTGTGTTTGGAGCGCTACACACGCGTCACTGATGCGGTGTCCCTATTCGCCTGGCAACTGGTCATGATGACCGTGGCCATGTTGGGGGCGATGTGGTGGGAACATCCCACGCCGGCCATGTTCGAGCCGAGCCGAGTGCTGGTGGTGGGGCTCGTGGTCACCGGGGTGCTCGCGACCGGCGCATTCGCCGTACAGATGTGGGCGCAGCAACTTCTGCCGGCCCAGCAAGTCGCGTTATTATTTGCCGTGGAGCCGGCCGTGGCGGCCTGGCTGGCCTGGTATTTCCTGGGCGAAAACCTGGATGCTCAGGGCTGGCTGGGCAGCGTGATGATTTTGGGCGGGGTGCTGTTGGGGTCATGGGTGACGGAGGAGCGGGCAGTGACCGGGCCGGAGCCTGGGGCTCTGCGTCAGGAGGGAGGGGAACGTGGCTCAAAAGTTCGGGAATAGCCGGTGGGTGCAAGAGGGATTTCTCGACAACCGGGAGGAGGGGACGGTGGTCGGG
This window encodes:
- a CDS encoding DMT family transporter is translated as MPQLALLLTTIVWGATFPATKAALAQISPLSFLFLRFLLGTLVVFTVLVLMRRRVTRHAGMLRMSVIASSWLFLGYVLQTVGLHLTTASNSAFITVLYVVFVPLYLRRLGAHTWISNGIALIGLWFLVKPTASANLGDLLTLGSAAAFAAHMVCLERYTRVTDAVSLFAWQLVMMTVAMLGAMWWEHPTPAMFEPSRVLVVGLVVTGVLATGAFAVQMWAQQLLPAQQVALLFAVEPAVAAWLAWYFLGENLDAQGWLGSVMILGGVLLGSWVTEERAVTGPEPGALRQEGGERGSKVRE